One window from the genome of Acidobacteriota bacterium encodes:
- a CDS encoding MFS transporter, with amino-acid sequence MANSPSPQGPRPTLPRPVWLVSWTSFFTDTASEVVYPLMPLYLTRVLGGTALSIGIIEGAAEALNSVLKIISGRMADRWRTRKPLMIAGYAVSSAVRPLVALATTWPHVLLVRLADRVGKGVRGAPRDALIASWADPSIRGYAFGVNRAMDHAGAVVGPLLATLFLYFFPEQYRLLFALTLIPGVIAVLMLLPVPDVPPPWSPGALTPGAASDSRAATVRSPLGSSFYRYLGVLLLFSFGNSTDAFLLLRLNEAGIGGTWIPLVWAALHVVKAVASPIAGRLSDRVSRKVIITSGWVIYAGVYAGFAVVSSLPALVAVFLVYGLYYGLTEGVEKAVVADLVPENSRGNAFGVYSAVIGIGALCASLLFGGIWKFAGAPSAFMTGAVLAMASAVLLAVVPLPRARSAS; translated from the coding sequence ATGGCCAACTCGCCGTCTCCACAGGGGCCGCGGCCGACATTGCCGCGACCGGTGTGGCTCGTGTCGTGGACGAGCTTCTTCACCGACACCGCATCGGAAGTCGTCTATCCCCTGATGCCGCTCTACCTGACGCGGGTGCTGGGAGGTACGGCTCTTTCAATTGGCATTATCGAAGGCGCCGCCGAAGCGCTCAACAGCGTACTGAAGATCATCTCGGGACGCATGGCCGATAGGTGGCGCACGCGAAAACCGCTGATGATTGCCGGCTATGCCGTGTCGTCGGCGGTGAGGCCATTGGTGGCGCTGGCAACGACGTGGCCCCACGTGCTGCTGGTGCGGCTGGCCGATCGGGTTGGCAAAGGCGTGCGCGGTGCGCCGCGCGATGCCCTGATTGCGTCGTGGGCCGATCCGTCTATCCGGGGCTATGCCTTTGGCGTGAATCGCGCCATGGATCACGCGGGAGCTGTCGTCGGTCCGCTGCTGGCGACACTGTTTCTCTATTTCTTTCCTGAACAGTATCGGCTGCTGTTCGCGTTGACGCTGATTCCTGGCGTCATCGCCGTCTTGATGCTGTTGCCGGTGCCGGACGTTCCCCCGCCGTGGAGCCCAGGGGCTTTAACCCCGGGAGCCGCATCAGACTCCCGGGCAGCGACCGTCAGATCGCCTCTGGGCTCGTCGTTCTATCGCTATCTGGGCGTCCTCCTCCTCTTTAGTTTCGGGAACTCGACCGACGCCTTTCTCCTGCTCCGGCTGAACGAGGCCGGCATCGGCGGGACGTGGATCCCGCTTGTCTGGGCCGCGCTGCACGTGGTGAAGGCTGTGGCGTCGCCCATCGCTGGGCGACTATCCGATCGCGTGAGCCGAAAGGTCATCATCACCAGTGGCTGGGTCATCTATGCCGGCGTCTACGCCGGGTTCGCGGTTGTGTCGTCGCTGCCGGCGCTCGTCGCCGTGTTCCTGGTCTATGGCCTCTACTACGGACTCACCGAAGGCGTCGAGAAGGCGGTTGTCGCCGACCTGGTGCCGGAGAACTCCAGGGGTAACGCGTTTGGCGTCTACAGCGCCGTCATTGGCATCGGAGCGTTGTGCGCGAGCCTGCTCTTTGGCGGCATCTGGAAGTTTGCCGGCGCGCCCTCCGCGTTCATGACCGGTGCAGTACTCGCGATGGCTTCGGCAGTTCTGCTCGCAGTGGTTCCCCTTCCTCGGGCACGCTCCGCATCGTAG
- a CDS encoding VWA domain-containing protein, with amino-acid sequence MEHPVASAHPQLAGLWARSGHVRRTVCGLSSALFSSCAIAVVVGISAQQLPPPTFRTGVDAVVVDVSVLDKDRRPVRDLTAADFTIIEDGKPQTIATFSAVDLPDVAATGSVGRPETAWLSDVPADVTTNSLAVDGRVIVLVLDDLSPMAPGEAVRAKGLATLAIDKLSPSDLTAVVFTAGREASQNVTTDHARLTSAVRRYVPRMRRDFDRFEESSGPIYLSVTATIRNLVQGLAGLGPRRIAVLWISAGIPIALEGGPSRSAFADQLKDEWAELLAAAGRANVSIYGLDPGGLRGQALDLQIGPTTWNIGGSELAPGGTREEGLINRRFLQDVAANTGGFAVTGSNDPGPGIAQVFAETGSYYLLGYQSSNPPGKKVHKLDVRVNRADLTVHSRTRYSTDVAVASKASVSAHPLLTGALRGLLPVRDVGLRAAAAPFMVPGGAQPNVAVVLGVDQTTPTRQKATLDDVDVVISAYRADGKPAGSVTSHVKVGLPAGAEKVQYEVLTRIEVGPGHYDLRIAAATTFGAKTGSVTCEVDVPNFAKDRLSLSGVVLSAEPGGMVAPRDALRSILPVVPTSRRSFSPSETVTALVRVYQGGKDATVTAALSAAIIDALGEAVFESHETLGPSRFGRDRSTEYRLVLPLSRLAPGPHLLTLDATLGKEVARRAVRFDVR; translated from the coding sequence ATGGAACACCCGGTTGCGTCTGCCCATCCACAGTTGGCGGGCCTATGGGCCAGGTCGGGACACGTTAGGCGTACCGTCTGCGGCCTTTCTTCGGCGCTATTCTCATCTTGCGCGATTGCCGTCGTAGTCGGGATTTCAGCTCAGCAACTCCCTCCTCCGACCTTCAGGACCGGCGTCGATGCGGTTGTGGTTGACGTGTCGGTCCTCGACAAGGACCGTCGCCCGGTACGTGATCTCACTGCCGCAGATTTCACAATTATCGAGGATGGCAAGCCGCAGACGATCGCAACTTTCTCAGCCGTCGACCTCCCTGACGTGGCCGCGACGGGCAGCGTCGGCAGGCCGGAAACGGCCTGGCTAAGCGACGTACCCGCTGATGTCACGACAAACAGCCTCGCGGTAGATGGTCGCGTGATCGTGCTTGTGCTCGATGATCTATCGCCCATGGCGCCGGGCGAAGCGGTACGAGCCAAGGGTCTCGCGACGCTTGCCATCGACAAGCTCTCCCCGTCGGACCTCACGGCCGTTGTCTTCACCGCGGGCCGCGAGGCGAGCCAGAATGTCACGACGGACCACGCGCGCCTGACGTCCGCCGTTAGGCGGTATGTCCCGCGCATGAGGCGCGACTTCGACCGATTCGAGGAGTCGTCGGGCCCGATCTATCTCTCGGTGACGGCGACAATCCGGAATCTGGTTCAGGGGCTCGCCGGCCTCGGACCGCGTCGAATAGCCGTGCTCTGGATTAGTGCCGGCATTCCAATTGCCCTGGAGGGAGGCCCGAGCCGGAGTGCATTCGCCGATCAGTTGAAGGACGAATGGGCAGAATTGCTGGCGGCGGCTGGCCGCGCGAACGTGAGTATCTATGGGCTCGACCCGGGTGGGCTGCGCGGTCAGGCACTCGATCTTCAGATTGGACCGACCACCTGGAACATAGGGGGAAGCGAACTGGCGCCAGGCGGTACGCGCGAAGAGGGTCTGATCAATCGCCGGTTTCTCCAGGACGTCGCTGCCAACACGGGTGGGTTCGCGGTGACCGGCAGCAACGATCCCGGCCCCGGCATCGCGCAGGTCTTTGCTGAGACCGGTTCGTACTACCTGCTTGGCTACCAATCCTCAAACCCGCCGGGGAAGAAGGTGCACAAACTGGACGTGCGCGTGAATCGGGCAGACCTTACGGTGCACAGCCGGACGCGATACTCCACTGATGTTGCGGTTGCCAGCAAAGCCTCCGTGTCTGCGCACCCGCTCCTCACCGGCGCGCTGCGCGGTCTGCTGCCGGTGCGTGACGTTGGCTTGCGAGCGGCGGCGGCACCATTCATGGTCCCCGGTGGTGCGCAGCCCAACGTGGCGGTCGTCCTCGGAGTCGACCAAACCACACCCACGCGTCAGAAGGCGACGCTCGACGACGTGGACGTTGTGATCAGCGCCTATCGCGCGGACGGCAAGCCGGCAGGTTCCGTCACGAGTCACGTGAAGGTCGGGCTGCCCGCGGGGGCGGAGAAGGTCCAATACGAGGTGCTGACACGGATAGAGGTGGGGCCGGGGCACTACGACCTGCGAATCGCTGCCGCGACGACGTTCGGGGCTAAGACAGGCAGCGTGACGTGCGAGGTGGACGTTCCCAATTTCGCGAAGGACCGACTGTCGCTGTCCGGCGTGGTCCTGAGCGCAGAGCCGGGAGGCATGGTCGCACCGCGGGACGCGCTGCGGTCGATCCTGCCCGTCGTCCCTACCTCCAGGCGCAGCTTCTCGCCGTCCGAAACAGTCACGGCGTTGGTGCGTGTCTATCAGGGCGGCAAGGATGCGACGGTGACGGCCGCCCTCTCAGCGGCGATTATCGACGCCCTCGGCGAAGCGGTGTTTGAGAGCCACGAGACGCTTGGGCCGAGTCGATTCGGTAGGGACCGGTCGACGGAGTACCGGCTTGTATTGCCGCTCAGCCGCCTTGCCCCGGGACCTCACCTTCTGACTCTTGATGCCACGCTCGGCAAGGAGGTTGCCCGAAGGGCGGTCAGGTTCGACGTGCGTTGA
- a CDS encoding BrnA antitoxin family protein encodes MKREYDFSNARRGAVVPQLGKSRITIYLDDQVLEAFRDRADAAGRGYQTMINEALRESLGQSRRSVDAGTIRRIVREELRKTG; translated from the coding sequence ATGAAAAGGGAATACGACTTCAGCAACGCCCGGCGCGGCGCGGTGGTGCCACAACTGGGAAAATCCCGGATCACGATCTACCTCGACGACCAGGTGCTCGAAGCGTTTCGCGACAGGGCCGACGCCGCGGGTCGAGGGTACCAGACGATGATCAATGAGGCGCTTCGGGAGTCCCTCGGCCAATCCCGAAGATCCGTCGACGCGGGCACGATTCGGCGAATTGTACGGGAAGAGCTTCGGAAGACCGGGTGA
- a CDS encoding DEAD/DEAH box helicase, whose translation MTTPPKTATVSGFSSLGLAPKLVASVTALGYEEPTPIQREAIPLLREGHDLIGLAGTGTGKTAAFTLPILDRLAIHTTGKPAGARALVLVPTRELAMQVSEAIHKYAKGFPLTVVPLYGGAPMDQQIRALRRGADIVVATPGRALDHLRRQTLDLTALEVLVLDEADEMLDMGFADDIETIITQTPDTRQTALFAATMAPRIAAIAGKHLRNPRRVTIAHEKRAAGKLPRIRQTAYVVGRAQKMAALGRILDFENPKSAIVFCRTRIEVDELADTLNAHGFAAQALHGGMEQKQRDRVMQVFRKEQAEILVATDVAARGLDIEHVSHVINYDVPTSPEVYVNRIGRTGRIGRDGVAITLADQREYRFLRSVEALTRQKIDVLPLPSLADLRARRLDATREQLREQLAKGGFEDARTIVEALAQDFDVFDVAAAAVTLVHEAAESTMPAAEIASAPARDRPRERDRGGDRAHPHVAKSRPRTSEHAGPMAVLFVGAGKAAGIRPGDLVGAITGEAGIPSHLLGAITIAETHALVEVPAALADPILIALRATKIRGQRVTVRHDRG comes from the coding sequence ATGACGACTCCGCCCAAGACCGCTACTGTATCCGGCTTTTCTTCGCTTGGACTTGCCCCGAAACTGGTCGCGTCCGTCACAGCCCTCGGCTATGAAGAGCCGACCCCCATCCAGCGCGAGGCCATCCCGCTCCTGCGCGAAGGACACGACCTCATCGGCCTCGCGGGGACCGGCACCGGCAAGACCGCCGCGTTCACGCTGCCCATACTCGACCGCCTTGCCATCCACACCACGGGCAAGCCGGCGGGCGCTCGGGCGCTCGTGCTCGTCCCGACACGCGAACTGGCGATGCAGGTATCGGAAGCGATTCACAAGTACGCGAAGGGTTTCCCCCTCACGGTCGTGCCCCTGTACGGCGGAGCCCCGATGGACCAGCAGATCCGCGCGCTTCGGCGCGGCGCCGACATCGTCGTCGCCACACCCGGACGCGCCCTCGATCACCTGCGGCGTCAGACCCTGGACCTGACCGCTCTTGAGGTGCTCGTGCTCGACGAAGCCGACGAGATGCTCGACATGGGCTTCGCCGACGACATCGAGACCATCATCACGCAGACGCCGGACACTCGGCAGACCGCGCTCTTTGCGGCGACCATGGCGCCGCGCATCGCCGCGATTGCGGGGAAGCACCTCAGGAATCCCCGCCGAGTGACCATCGCCCACGAGAAACGCGCCGCCGGCAAACTTCCCCGCATCCGTCAGACCGCCTACGTCGTCGGACGCGCCCAGAAGATGGCGGCGCTCGGGCGGATCCTCGACTTCGAGAATCCCAAGTCGGCGATCGTCTTCTGCCGGACGCGCATCGAGGTCGATGAACTGGCCGACACGCTGAACGCACACGGGTTCGCCGCCCAGGCGCTCCACGGCGGGATGGAACAGAAGCAACGGGACCGTGTCATGCAGGTGTTCCGGAAGGAACAAGCCGAGATCCTGGTGGCCACCGACGTCGCGGCCCGCGGCCTCGATATCGAGCACGTGTCGCACGTCATCAACTACGACGTGCCAACCTCACCCGAGGTGTACGTGAATCGGATCGGACGCACCGGACGCATCGGTCGCGACGGGGTCGCCATCACCCTGGCCGACCAGCGCGAGTACCGCTTTTTGCGATCCGTCGAAGCACTGACCAGGCAGAAGATCGACGTCCTGCCACTGCCGAGCCTGGCTGACCTGCGTGCCCGTCGCCTCGATGCCACGCGCGAGCAGTTGCGCGAACAACTCGCCAAAGGGGGGTTCGAAGACGCCCGGACAATCGTCGAGGCGCTGGCGCAGGACTTCGACGTGTTCGATGTCGCTGCCGCAGCGGTGACGTTGGTGCACGAGGCGGCCGAATCCACGATGCCCGCGGCCGAGATCGCGAGCGCTCCGGCGCGCGATCGCCCCCGTGAACGCGACCGGGGTGGCGACCGTGCACACCCGCACGTCGCGAAGTCACGCCCGCGCACCAGCGAGCACGCGGGACCGATGGCCGTCCTGTTCGTCGGCGCCGGCAAGGCTGCGGGTATCCGACCGGGGGACCTGGTCGGGGCCATCACCGGCGAAGCCGGTATCCCATCACACTTGCTCGGCGCAATCACGATCGCCGAGACTCACGCCCTTGTCGAGGTGCCCGCCGCGCTGGCCGATCCCATCCTGATCGCGTTACGGGCGACCAAGATTCGTGGTCAACGCGTCACCGTGCGGCACGATCGAGGGTGA
- a CDS encoding efflux RND transporter periplasmic adaptor subunit: MKTMRRVMKYLVALVIVLAIAYAAWAKLRPRPPAAGAREETFQAQLAAMEDVLVVSGQVRPAVTIDLRAEASGIVEAVSVKEGDRVSQGQELVRLDSKLAQTAVDQAEANLRQAELQDAATRLELDEDTVALKRKTLERSTALYKRGLLPKDQLEQHELDLRVSERTLERAKRNIDSSQARIAQARAAVDQVRTQLQHTTIRAPFEAFVLRRQVEIGSGVAGVSQSSMGGTVLMTLGDARQSALYAKATASDAKRLRIGQVARVRLDSDAAEVLPGAVQSVSTAGDVDQSTKLTTFPVIIALKSQPPGGWVNVPAQAEIVLNASSQSVSVPERCVRADSSGRSYVTVRSKTGDRWFTVEVGVIQRDRIQIRSGLEQGQTVVCRAQ; encoded by the coding sequence ATGAAGACCATGCGCCGCGTGATGAAGTACCTCGTCGCTCTGGTGATCGTCTTGGCGATCGCGTACGCGGCGTGGGCGAAGCTGCGGCCGCGCCCGCCGGCGGCCGGCGCGCGTGAAGAGACGTTCCAGGCCCAGCTCGCGGCAATGGAGGACGTGCTGGTTGTCTCGGGCCAGGTCAGGCCGGCCGTGACGATCGACCTCCGGGCAGAGGCGTCGGGAATCGTCGAAGCGGTCTCCGTTAAGGAAGGCGACCGCGTGTCCCAGGGTCAGGAACTGGTTCGGCTCGACTCGAAGTTGGCGCAAACGGCGGTCGATCAGGCCGAGGCCAACCTCCGCCAGGCGGAGTTACAGGACGCCGCAACCAGGCTCGAGCTCGACGAAGACACGGTCGCGTTGAAGCGCAAGACGCTCGAGCGTTCGACGGCGCTCTACAAGCGGGGACTCCTTCCGAAGGACCAGCTCGAACAGCACGAACTGGACCTGCGGGTGTCGGAACGGACACTCGAGCGGGCGAAGCGGAACATCGACAGTAGTCAGGCCAGAATCGCCCAGGCGCGCGCAGCCGTCGACCAGGTTCGAACTCAACTGCAGCACACCACCATCCGCGCGCCGTTCGAGGCGTTCGTCCTGCGGCGACAGGTCGAAATCGGAAGCGGCGTCGCCGGCGTGAGCCAGTCTTCCATGGGCGGAACCGTCTTGATGACGCTGGGCGACGCGCGCCAGTCGGCGCTCTATGCCAAGGCCACGGCGTCGGATGCAAAACGCCTGCGCATCGGGCAGGTGGCGAGAGTGCGTCTCGACTCGGACGCCGCGGAAGTGCTGCCAGGCGCCGTGCAGTCGGTCTCCACAGCGGGCGACGTTGACCAATCGACCAAGCTCACGACGTTTCCTGTGATCATCGCCCTGAAGTCCCAGCCGCCGGGCGGCTGGGTCAACGTGCCGGCTCAGGCCGAGATTGTGCTCAACGCGAGCAGCCAGTCGGTGTCCGTGCCGGAACGCTGTGTGCGGGCGGATTCGTCCGGGCGTTCCTACGTCACCGTCAGGTCCAAGACCGGCGATCGCTGGTTCACCGTCGAGGTCGGCGTCATCCAGAGAGATCGGATTCAGATTCGGTCCGGCCTCGAGCAAGGGCAGACCGTGGTCTGCCGGGCGCAGTGA
- a CDS encoding zeta toxin family protein, whose protein sequence is MGDQAAMLVTTALREALVRVRESFVLETVFSDPVGDKLAFLQEAARSGYTVVVCYIGIDGPETSEERVSMRVSQGGHDVPSDRLVSRFPRTLANLKSAIAALPFVWVFDNQDLRRAFRKVGVFESGRSVFLAARLPAWLAAIVKSLP, encoded by the coding sequence ATGGGTGACCAGGCTGCGATGCTCGTCACGACGGCGCTCCGCGAAGCACTCGTGCGCGTCCGGGAGAGCTTTGTCCTCGAGACGGTGTTTTCGGACCCGGTGGGCGACAAGCTGGCGTTCCTGCAAGAGGCCGCGCGTTCCGGCTACACCGTGGTGGTGTGCTACATCGGCATCGATGGCCCGGAGACGTCTGAGGAACGCGTCTCTATGCGTGTTTCCCAGGGCGGTCACGATGTGCCGAGTGACAGGCTGGTGTCCCGGTTTCCCCGGACGTTGGCCAATCTGAAGTCGGCCATCGCCGCCCTTCCGTTCGTCTGGGTGTTCGATAACCAGGACTTACGTCGGGCATTCCGCAAGGTCGGCGTCTTCGAATCCGGGCGGTCCGTGTTCCTGGCCGCGCGCCTCCCCGCGTGGTTGGCCGCCATCGTCAAAAGTCTGCCCTAA
- a CDS encoding ABC transporter permease translates to MGRVVRGVGASIVVLGNILSEAVASLRSRRMQAALSSFGIATGITAVVLLVSIVSGIHRFMLETLGVVGGNVIQVTASSQRSTRDPRGFAVTAQPADVETILQSSAYFDIGSAENYGYGVIRTTRRSTQGSSVRGLTQSGFDILDVHVARGRLFLEGEYADGSRVAVLGADVAVDLFNQESPIGQTIVIGEWPFVVSGVLAWIGDPTAGVPAPPDRFIYVPFKACAAAFKGNENAGMLRLRLRSPDTADAAVAEAKRILDRQRKQRGETSGEFQVINTIERMAQLNMVLTTLKFVVGLVGGIGLFVGAVGVANVMLVSVRERRQEIGVRRALGATRRAIFIGFLFEGLAITLSGGLAGILIAWALTGIAVFIPQVPAGARPHISLVTASTSIALLTLVGLVAGVGPARRAASVDPAEALRAD, encoded by the coding sequence ATGGGCAGGGTCGTTCGCGGCGTCGGCGCCAGCATCGTCGTTCTTGGCAATATCCTCAGCGAAGCGGTGGCCAGCCTGCGCAGTCGCCGGATGCAGGCGGCGCTGTCGTCGTTCGGGATTGCCACCGGCATCACGGCGGTCGTGTTGCTTGTGTCCATTGTCTCGGGCATTCACCGCTTTATGCTCGAGACACTCGGTGTGGTCGGGGGAAACGTCATCCAGGTCACAGCCAGTTCGCAGCGATCGACGCGCGACCCACGCGGGTTCGCGGTGACGGCGCAACCCGCGGATGTGGAGACGATACTGCAATCGAGCGCGTACTTCGACATCGGCTCGGCCGAAAACTACGGCTACGGTGTGATCCGCACCACACGCCGGAGCACGCAGGGCTCGAGCGTCCGTGGCCTCACCCAGAGCGGTTTCGACATCCTGGACGTCCACGTCGCGCGAGGCCGGCTGTTTCTCGAAGGGGAATACGCGGACGGATCGCGCGTCGCCGTGCTCGGTGCCGATGTTGCCGTGGACCTCTTCAACCAGGAGTCGCCCATCGGCCAGACGATCGTGATTGGCGAATGGCCCTTCGTGGTGAGCGGCGTGCTCGCCTGGATCGGCGATCCAACCGCCGGCGTGCCGGCTCCGCCGGACCGCTTTATCTATGTGCCGTTCAAAGCATGCGCTGCAGCCTTCAAGGGCAATGAGAACGCGGGCATGCTGCGGCTTCGACTGCGTTCGCCTGACACGGCGGATGCCGCGGTGGCCGAAGCTAAAAGAATTCTCGATCGCCAGCGGAAGCAGCGCGGCGAAACGAGCGGAGAATTCCAGGTCATCAATACCATCGAACGGATGGCACAACTCAACATGGTCCTGACGACGCTGAAGTTCGTGGTCGGGCTCGTGGGCGGTATCGGACTCTTCGTTGGAGCTGTCGGAGTCGCCAACGTGATGCTCGTCTCGGTGCGCGAACGGCGTCAGGAGATTGGCGTCCGCCGGGCGCTCGGCGCGACCAGGCGAGCCATTTTCATAGGGTTCCTGTTCGAAGGGCTGGCCATCACCCTGTCTGGCGGCCTTGCCGGCATCCTGATCGCGTGGGCGCTGACCGGTATCGCGGTGTTCATCCCGCAAGTGCCCGCCGGCGCGCGCCCGCACATCTCGCTGGTGACCGCGTCGACGTCCATCGCGCTCCTGACGCTGGTCGGACTGGTGGCCGGAGTCGGACCGGCCAGGCGAGCCGCCTCGGTGGACCCGGCCGAGGCGCTACGGGCAGACTAG
- a CDS encoding HTH domain-containing protein has product MEQGTVAADAGPEVGISAVLRVRGLRRTRYSMSRFLDLAYEVLSQEGNPLSVDEIIEIASARGLLVSSGQTPSQSIREGLTEWELLVPAAARDAILRLGLRERLSAHAGLRIEESVG; this is encoded by the coding sequence ATGGAACAGGGTACAGTGGCGGCGGACGCTGGCCCAGAGGTCGGTATTTCTGCGGTGCTCAGGGTCCGTGGACTTAGGAGGACTCGATACTCGATGTCCCGTTTCTTGGACCTCGCCTACGAAGTTCTGAGCCAAGAGGGGAATCCTCTGTCGGTGGACGAGATCATCGAAATCGCGTCCGCCCGTGGCCTATTGGTCAGCTCTGGCCAGACACCGAGCCAGTCCATCCGGGAAGGGTTAACAGAATGGGAGTTGCTTGTCCCGGCGGCGGCCAGAGATGCGATCCTCAGGCTCGGACTCCGGGAGCGGCTGTCGGCGCACGCCGGGCTCCGGATAGAGGAGAGCGTCGGCTGA
- the surE gene encoding 5'/3'-nucleotidase SurE yields the protein MKKILVTNDDGVRSEGLTALADALKHLGEVVVVAPAKEASAVGHALTLHHPLRLERMGEGVYAVDGTPTDCVNIAVAIILKDLPDLVVSGINTGWNLGDDVTYSGTVSGALEGALLGVPSLAVSLERTRERFDFSKAAGAAAQIAERVLENGLPPRTLLNINVPRVVTRGFKVTVQAKRNHVTSVDERVDPKRRPYYWIDEALDEWEPHDRSDYQAVREGYISVTPLQPDLTAHDALRLVERLLKPVAATTVMAPGVKRLVKRPATTTLVASGVKRVVKPVATVKRRPSRRLKGAGSRRR from the coding sequence ATGAAGAAAATCCTTGTCACCAATGATGATGGCGTCCGTTCAGAGGGTCTGACGGCTCTGGCGGATGCACTCAAACACCTCGGTGAAGTTGTCGTGGTCGCGCCGGCGAAAGAGGCGAGCGCTGTGGGGCACGCGCTCACGTTGCACCATCCCCTCAGGCTCGAACGGATGGGGGAGGGCGTGTACGCGGTCGATGGCACACCCACTGATTGCGTCAACATCGCCGTGGCCATCATCCTCAAGGACCTTCCGGACCTGGTCGTGTCGGGCATCAACACCGGCTGGAATCTGGGCGACGATGTGACGTATTCGGGAACGGTATCGGGAGCGCTCGAAGGGGCCCTGCTCGGTGTGCCGAGCCTCGCGGTGTCGCTGGAGCGAACGCGGGAACGGTTCGATTTCTCGAAGGCCGCCGGAGCCGCGGCGCAGATTGCCGAACGGGTCCTTGAAAACGGACTTCCGCCGCGCACGCTCCTGAACATCAACGTGCCGCGCGTCGTCACACGCGGGTTCAAGGTAACCGTCCAGGCGAAGCGGAATCATGTGACCTCTGTTGATGAACGGGTCGATCCCAAGCGACGGCCGTACTACTGGATAGATGAGGCGCTGGACGAGTGGGAACCGCACGACCGGTCCGACTACCAGGCCGTGCGTGAGGGCTACATCTCGGTGACGCCGCTTCAGCCTGACCTGACGGCGCACGATGCGCTGCGGCTAGTGGAACGTCTGCTCAAACCAGTGGCGGCGACAACCGTGATGGCGCCCGGGGTGAAGCGGTTGGTGAAGCGCCCGGCGACGACGACCTTGGTGGCGTCCGGGGTGAAACGGGTGGTGAAGCCAGTGGCGACGGTGAAGAGGCGGCCGTCGCGGCGGCTGAAGGGGGCTGGCTCGCGTCGTCGTTGA
- a CDS encoding heparan-alpha-glucosaminide N-acetyltransferase domain-containing protein, whose amino-acid sequence MTNPTRMESLDAFRGLTMAGMVIVNNPGDWGHVYWPLSHAEWNGCTPTDLIFPFFLFIVGVSMTLSRGTMGNPWKIVKRSIVIFGLGFLLTFWPRFDLSIVRIPGVLARIAVCYLIAAFVFRATARRGEPTDASRFAHGVKLGAIAVALTIGYWLVMTWIPAPGGVAGDLTPSGNLGAWVDRTLLGGHLWSQSKTWDPEGILSTFAAIATTLLGAVTGLWLASGATKTEKAIKMAVAGVIAMVVGYIWGFAFPINKSLWTSSYVWFTGGGAALFLAFCYMVIDVYGWRRWARPFVILGLNAITLFVLSGYLAKQMGLIKFAGVDGKVTSLSRYIYTSWFVPLADPYNASLLYAFANLVVLFGVLYLMDRRGLYLKA is encoded by the coding sequence GTGACCAACCCGACGCGGATGGAGTCTCTCGACGCCTTCCGGGGCCTGACGATGGCCGGAATGGTGATTGTGAACAATCCCGGCGACTGGGGACATGTCTACTGGCCGTTGTCGCATGCCGAGTGGAACGGATGCACCCCCACCGACCTCATCTTCCCGTTTTTCCTGTTCATCGTGGGCGTGTCGATGACGCTGTCGCGCGGCACGATGGGCAATCCCTGGAAGATCGTCAAGCGGTCGATCGTGATCTTCGGCCTTGGCTTCCTCCTGACATTCTGGCCGCGGTTCGACCTGTCGATCGTCCGGATTCCCGGCGTGCTGGCGCGCATTGCCGTCTGCTACCTGATTGCGGCGTTCGTCTTCCGTGCGACGGCGCGGCGCGGCGAGCCCACTGATGCCAGCCGGTTCGCGCACGGCGTGAAACTGGGCGCGATCGCGGTCGCGCTGACGATCGGGTACTGGCTCGTGATGACGTGGATTCCGGCGCCAGGGGGCGTGGCTGGCGATCTGACGCCGAGCGGCAACCTCGGCGCGTGGGTCGACCGCACCCTGCTTGGCGGGCACTTGTGGTCGCAATCGAAGACGTGGGATCCGGAAGGGATCCTGAGCACGTTCGCGGCCATTGCCACCACGTTGCTCGGGGCCGTGACGGGCCTCTGGCTGGCTTCGGGCGCGACGAAGACAGAGAAGGCCATCAAGATGGCCGTTGCCGGCGTCATTGCCATGGTCGTGGGCTACATCTGGGGCTTCGCGTTCCCGATCAACAAGAGTCTCTGGACCAGTTCCTACGTCTGGTTCACCGGTGGCGGGGCGGCCCTGTTTCTGGCGTTCTGCTACATGGTCATCGACGTGTATGGATGGCGGCGCTGGGCTCGGCCGTTCGTGATTCTCGGACTCAACGCCATCACGTTGTTCGTGTTGTCGGGATACCTTGCCAAGCAGATGGGACTGATCAAGTTCGCCGGTGTGGATGGCAAGGTGACCTCGCTCAGCCGTTACATTTACACGAGCTGGTTCGTCCCCCTGGCCGATCCCTACAATGCGTCGCTGCTCTATGCGTTCGCGAATCTTGTGGTGCTCTTTGGTGTGCTCTATCTGATGGACCGGCGCGGTCTCTACCTGAAGGCCTGA